AGTTTCGTCGGACGGAGTTACGACGTGCTGGACGTGTGGCGCGACTACGCGAAGGTGGTCATCGGGCAGGCATTGCCGTGCGACCACTACGTGCCCGAGGAGGCGCCGGAGGCCACGGCGTCCGTGCTGGCGGAGTTCCTGGCCCGGCAGGGGTGGTCCTGATGACTGCTGCCGACAACCTGGGAACCGGTCCGGCGGCCGCCACCGAGCGTGCGGTGTCCCGGCTGGCCGAACTGGTCGGGCACGAGACTCCGTCCGGCTACGCCGCGGGCTTGCACGCGTGCTACGACCTGCTGACCTCTTGGGCTCCGGCGGGTTTGGGCACGCCGCACCGCATGATGCGGGACGAGGTCCCGCACCTGTTCTGGCCCAAGCGGTCCGGGGCGCCCGGGGGTGTGCTGCTGCTGTGCCATGCCGACACCGTCTGGCCGTTGGGGACGCTGGCTGAACGTCCCTTCGCTCGCCAGAACGGCCGCCTGACCGGGCCTGGCGCCTTCGATATGAAGGCCGGTCTGGTGATCGGGTGGGAGGCGCTTGCTCTGGCCGCCGATAGTGGGGGTCTGGAGCATGTCAGTGTCCTGGTGACCGGGGACGAGGAGACCGGGTCGCCTACGTCTCGCGCGCTGGTCGAATCCGCTGCTGCGGACTGCTCGGCCGTGTTGGTGCTGGAGCCCGGTGAAGGTGACGCCGCCAAGGTCGCGCGCAAGGGCGTGGGCTTGTACCGGATCGCCGTGCAGGGCCGCGCCTCGCATGCCGGACTTGAGCCGGAGGCCGGTGTCAACGCTCTGATCGAGCTGGCGAGCCAGGTGCTTGCTGTGGCCGGGCTCGGCGACAGCGGCGCCGGCACGACTGTCACTCCCACCGTCGCTTCTGCGGGCACCACCACCAATACGGTGCCCGAGGCGGCCGCTTTCAACGTCGATGTGCGCGCCTGGCAGCTGACCGAGCTGCAGCGTGTCGACGCCGCGTTGCACGCGCTTGTGCCTCGGCACCCCGAGGCTCGTCTGGAGGTGTCCGGCGGTATCAACCGGGCGCCGCTGGAGCAGGCCATGTCCGCCGATCTGCTGGACCTGGCACAGGAGGTATCCCGCGAGCGAGGCCTGCCGTCGTTGGGCGCGGCGCTCGTCGGCGGCGGATCGGACGGCAACTTCACCGCCGGTCTGGGGATCCCGACGCTTGACGGCCTCGGCCCTCGCGGTGCCGGTGCTCATGCCCGCCACGAATGGGTCGCTGAGGAATCTCTGCTCGAACGCGCGGCTCTGGTCGCCGGGCTGATCGAAGCCCTGCGCTGACACCGGGTCCCGCAGTACCCGCACCCACCATTCCCTTTCCCATCGCTCACTGACACGACCGGTATCGCTGCCCCTCACTATCGGCGCACCGGTTGAGAAGAGGTTGACAAATAATGAACCGGCAGCTGAGCAATACCCCAGGCGGCATCGGCCGCTCAGGAAGTACTGGTCGTACCCGCGATATCCACCGCACCGCTGGCTCCCGCGGCATCCGTCGCACTCGCCGCACCGGGCCGGTCGCCGTCGTGGTCGCAGGCCTTTCCCTGTCCCTGGTCCTGGCCGGCTGCGGCGGTGGCTCCGCGAACCCGTCGGCCGGGTCGGCGGTGCGTACCCAGACCGCGGCTCCCGTGGCCGTGCGCCAGGGCGGCAGCCTGGTCATCGGCGCCGAGCAGGAACCGGACTGCGCGGACTGGCTGGGCACGTGCAGTGGCGCCGTGTGGGGCGAGTACATCATGAAGAACGAGACGATCCCGCAGGTGTTCACGGTCGCCAAGCAGGGCGCCGACTGGGTGCCGGCGGCCTCGCCGCTGATGGCCGGCGAGCCGACGATCACCGGGGACGCGCAGCCGAAGATCACCTACCGGCTGAACCCGAAGGCGGTCTGGTCCGACGGCCAGCCGATCACCTCCGCCGACCTGAAGTACACGGCGCTGCAGGTGCGCGACGGCCAGGACATCTTCGACAAGACCGGGTACAGCCTCATCACCTCGATCGACACCCCGGATCCGCAGACCGCTGTCGTGACGCTCAGCAAGTCGTTCGGCAACTGGAAGATGCTGTTCAGCGGCGACTACGGGGTGCTGCCGTCGCATCTGCTGGCCGGCAAGGACCGGGACGCGGTGATGAAGAACGGGTACAGCTTCAGCGGCGGGCCGTGGAAGATCGAGCAGTGGGTGCGGGGGAGCAGCGTCACCCTGGTGCCCAACGACAAGTACTGGGGTCCCAAGCCGCATCTGGACAAGGTGACGTTCCAGTTCACCGCCGACACGGCCGCGGCCTTCCAGGCGTTCCGCTCCGGGCAGCTGGACGCGCTGTACCCGTCGCCGCAGCTGGACGTCATCGACCAGATCAAGGCCGGCCTGCCGAACGCGGACATCCAGACCGACGCGCAGTCGGGGAACCTGGAGGCGCTGTGGATGAACAACGCCCGGTTCCCGTTCGACTCCACGGCGGTGCGCCAGGCCGTGGCGTACGCCATCGACCGCCAGGCGCTGGTGACGCGGCTGTACGGGCCGCTGGGCTCGACGAGCCCGGCACAGAGCTTCAACTCCCCGATGCTGTCCCGCTACGCCGGCACCGACTTCTCGGTCTACCACCTGGACCTGGCGAAGGTCACGGCCCTGATGACCGGCGCGGGCTGGGCCAAGAACGCCGACGGCATCTGGGCCAAGGACGGCCGCCCGGCGGCGTTCACCATCACCTCGCTGTCCGGCAACAAGCGCCGCGAACTGATCGAGCAGGTACTCCAGGCCCAGCTGAAGCAGGCCGGGTTCACCCTGACCATCAAGAACAGCACCGCCGCCGAGATCTTCAGCAAGACCGCCCCGGCCGGCGACTTCGACCTGGGCCTGTGGACCATCGTGGACACCTTCCCGGCCCCGACCCTGGACGCCAGCTTCGCCTCGCAGAACATCCCGGGCCCGTCGAACGGCCAGGCCGGCATCAACTTCATCCGGTCGAACTACCCGCAGCTCGATCAGCTGCTCGGCAAGGTCGCGAACACCACCGACGAGACCGCCCGCCGCCAGGCGTCGCTGGGAGCCGACACGTTCATCGCGAACAACGTGGTGTCGCTGCCGATCAGCGCGGTGCCGAACGTGCTGCTGTGGAACAAGCGGGTCGGCGGGCCGATCAGCATCAATCCTTCGGAGGGGCCTTGGTGGAACCTCGCGGAGTGGGGGCTGGTTTCGTGATGGCGCCGACGATGCTTCTGCCGCAGACCTGGCCGCCGCACCAGCACCAGCGCACACAGCCAGCGCCCCAGCAGCAGCAGCGCCCGCATCCGGGCCCGCAGCCACTGGCACCGTCTCAGCGGCCGCCCTTGCCGCAGCCGCACCAGCAGTCGGTGCGGCCGCCGCAACCGGTGCCGCACACGCGGCTGCCGCATCAGTGTTCGCAAGCTTCGTCGCAGCAGCCACAGCCTTCGCCGCCGCCGCGGCCGCACCGACTGGCTTCGGCGCGGTGCTCGCGGCGGCCGCACCGGCTGGCTTCGGTGTCGTGCTTGAGGCTGCTGCACCGGCTGGCTTCGGCGCCGCACTCGCGGCTGTTGCACCGACTGGCTTCGGTGCCGCGCTCGCCGCAGCCGCACCGACTGGCTTCGGTGTCGTGCTCGCGGCTGTTGCACCGACTGGCTTCGGTGTCGCGCTCGCCGCAGCCGCAGCAGCGCTTGGTGCGATCGCAAGCCTCGGAGGCGCCACCATGCTGACCTTCGTGGCCCGCCGCCTGGCCACCTCCGTGCCCGTCGTGATCATCGCCTCCTTCCTGCTCTTCTGGGCGGTGCGCGCCACCTTCGACCCGCTGGCCAAGCTCCGCCAGTCCCACGACCCGACCGCCCTGCCGCGCGAGACCGCGCGGCTGGGCCTGAACCGGCCGGTCCCGGTGCAGTACCTGCGCTGGATGAAGGCGTTCGTTACCGGCGACTGGGGCACCAGCACCCGCACCGGCGGCGCCGTCTCCACCATGATCGGGTCGGCGCTCGCCACGACCGCGCAGCTGGTGGTCTGGGGCGTGCTGTTCGCGGCGGTGCTGGCGCTGGCCGTCGGGCTGTACTCCGCCTCGCGGCAGTACTCGGTCGGCGACTACGGCTTCACCGCGCTGTCGTATCTGGGTATCGCGATGCCCGCGTTCTGGGTCGGCCTGATCCTCATCCAGGCCCTGGCGATCTGGCCGCAGCAGCAGTTCGGCATGGCCGACCCGCCGCTCTACTTCATCGGCCTGCACTCGCCCGGCTCCCGCGGCGTGAACCTCGACTACCTGCGGCACCTCGTGCTGCCGGTGCTGACCATGACCGTCGGGCTGGTGGCCGGGTGGTCGCGCTTCAGCCGGGCGGCGCTGGTGGAGTCGCTGGGTTCGGACTATGTGCGCACGGCCCGGGCCAAGGGCGTGCCGCGTCGACGGATCCTGATCCGGCACGCGCTGCGCAACTCCCTCGCCCCCTTCGTGACCGTGGTGGCCATGGACGCCGCGCTCCTGGTCGGCGGCCTGGTGGTCACCGAGCAGATCTACTCCATCCCCGGCATGGGCCGGCTGTTCCTGGACTCGATGATGGCCGGCGACGTCTTCACCCTCGTGCCCTGGATGCTGGTCATCGCGCTCGCCATGATCCTCTTCAATCTCCTGGCGGACGCCGCGTACGCCCTGTTGGACCCCCGGGTGAATCTGCGATGACCGAGACCAAGATCGACACCGGGATCGACGCCGGGGCTGCGAAAAAGACCGACAGCAACCGCGAGCCCAGCCAGGCGCGAATCGCCCTGCGCCGCTTCGCCCGCCACAAGGTCGCCGTCGCCGGCCTGGTCGTCCTGGCGGCTCTGACCGTCGGCTGCTTCGGCGCCGGCCTGCTCGCGCCCTACCCGCACAACGCCCAGGACCTGCTCCTCGGCGCCGCCCCGCCGTCCGGCGCGCACCTGCTCGGCACCGACGAGCTCGGCCGCGACTACCTCTCCGAGGTCATGTACGCCGGGCAGGTGTCCCTGGCCATCGGCCTCGGCGTGGGCGTGCTGTCCACGGCGCTCGGCACGCTGCTCGGCGCCGTCGCCGGCTACTTCGGCGGCTGGGTCGACGAAGTGCTCATGCGCGTGACCGACCTGTTCCTCATCGTGCCCGCGATCGCGTTGCTGGCCCTGGCGATCCAGGGCCTGGGCTCCTCCCCGCCGACCATCGTCCTGGTGCTGGCGGGCATCGGCTGGACCAGCATCGCCCGCGTGGTGCGTGCCCAGGTGCTCAGCCTGCGCGAGAAGGAGTACATCGACGCGGCCAGGGTCCTCGGCGTCCCGACCCGGCGCATCCTGTGGCGGCACCTGCTGCCCAACCTGACCGGCGTGATCGTCGTCAACGTCTCGCTGGCGGTGGCCGCCTCGGTGATCCTGGAATCGACGCTGAGCTTCCTCGGCTTCGGCGTCCAGCCGCCCCGCTCCAGCTGGGGCACCATGCTCAGCCAGGCCTCCGGCATGGTCGGCACCTCCCACTCCTACCTGCTCTACGCGCCGGGCCTGGCGATCCTGGCCACGGTGCTGGCGGTGAACTTCGTCGGCGACGGGTTGCGCGACGCCCTGGATCCGCAAG
This portion of the Catenulispora sp. EB89 genome encodes:
- a CDS encoding ABC transporter permease yields the protein MTETKIDTGIDAGAAKKTDSNREPSQARIALRRFARHKVAVAGLVVLAALTVGCFGAGLLAPYPHNAQDLLLGAAPPSGAHLLGTDELGRDYLSEVMYAGQVSLAIGLGVGVLSTALGTLLGAVAGYFGGWVDEVLMRVTDLFLIVPAIALLALAIQGLGSSPPTIVLVLAGIGWTSIARVVRAQVLSLREKEYIDAARVLGVPTRRILWRHLLPNLTGVIVVNVSLAVAASVILESTLSFLGFGVQPPRSSWGTMLSQASGMVGTSHSYLLYAPGLAILATVLAVNFVGDGLRDALDPQGRQ
- a CDS encoding ABC transporter substrate-binding protein — protein: MVAGLSLSLVLAGCGGGSANPSAGSAVRTQTAAPVAVRQGGSLVIGAEQEPDCADWLGTCSGAVWGEYIMKNETIPQVFTVAKQGADWVPAASPLMAGEPTITGDAQPKITYRLNPKAVWSDGQPITSADLKYTALQVRDGQDIFDKTGYSLITSIDTPDPQTAVVTLSKSFGNWKMLFSGDYGVLPSHLLAGKDRDAVMKNGYSFSGGPWKIEQWVRGSSVTLVPNDKYWGPKPHLDKVTFQFTADTAAAFQAFRSGQLDALYPSPQLDVIDQIKAGLPNADIQTDAQSGNLEALWMNNARFPFDSTAVRQAVAYAIDRQALVTRLYGPLGSTSPAQSFNSPMLSRYAGTDFSVYHLDLAKVTALMTGAGWAKNADGIWAKDGRPAAFTITSLSGNKRRELIEQVLQAQLKQAGFTLTIKNSTAAEIFSKTAPAGDFDLGLWTIVDTFPAPTLDASFASQNIPGPSNGQAGINFIRSNYPQLDQLLGKVANTTDETARRQASLGADTFIANNVVSLPISAVPNVLLWNKRVGGPISINPSEGPWWNLAEWGLVS
- a CDS encoding M20 family metallopeptidase yields the protein MTAADNLGTGPAAATERAVSRLAELVGHETPSGYAAGLHACYDLLTSWAPAGLGTPHRMMRDEVPHLFWPKRSGAPGGVLLLCHADTVWPLGTLAERPFARQNGRLTGPGAFDMKAGLVIGWEALALAADSGGLEHVSVLVTGDEETGSPTSRALVESAAADCSAVLVLEPGEGDAAKVARKGVGLYRIAVQGRASHAGLEPEAGVNALIELASQVLAVAGLGDSGAGTTVTPTVASAGTTTNTVPEAAAFNVDVRAWQLTELQRVDAALHALVPRHPEARLEVSGGINRAPLEQAMSADLLDLAQEVSRERGLPSLGAALVGGGSDGNFTAGLGIPTLDGLGPRGAGAHARHEWVAEESLLERAALVAGLIEALR
- a CDS encoding ABC transporter permease; the protein is MLTFVARRLATSVPVVIIASFLLFWAVRATFDPLAKLRQSHDPTALPRETARLGLNRPVPVQYLRWMKAFVTGDWGTSTRTGGAVSTMIGSALATTAQLVVWGVLFAAVLALAVGLYSASRQYSVGDYGFTALSYLGIAMPAFWVGLILIQALAIWPQQQFGMADPPLYFIGLHSPGSRGVNLDYLRHLVLPVLTMTVGLVAGWSRFSRAALVESLGSDYVRTARAKGVPRRRILIRHALRNSLAPFVTVVAMDAALLVGGLVVTEQIYSIPGMGRLFLDSMMAGDVFTLVPWMLVIALAMILFNLLADAAYALLDPRVNLR